The genomic DNA GACCTTCGGAAAGGCCCCGCCTCACAGAGCCCCCCCGTCCAGATAGCGCTGCAGCGTGACGCGGGTTCCTTCGCGCCAGAGACTTCTCAGCGCCGTCTCGAAGGATGCGCGGAACGATGGCGCATCCGCGACGTCGCCGAAGATGTCACGAAGACTTAAGAATGCGGCGGGATCGTCCTTTGCCGTGAGGGCCGCCGGCGTCAGGCGTGCGGCATTCGGATCGTTGAGGACGATGGGGGCCCCCGCATCGTCGGTAGCCGCGCAGTAACGGCACCACAACGCCGATTCCAGCGCCAGCCCCGTCACGTCCGCACCGGCCTTCAGACGATCGCGCGTCGACGGCAGAATGAATTTCGGCTGCCGGTTGGAGCCGTCCTGCGCCAGGCGCGGGATCGTGTCGCCAACATCCGGATTGGCGAAGCGCCTTGCGATGAGCTCGTAATACGCCATCAGATTGACGCCTGGCACCGGCGGCACCTGAGGGATGATCTCCCGGGTCTCGAGCTTGTCGAGAAAGCCTCGGACATGCGGGTCCGCCATGGCGTCGTGGACGAAATGAATGCCCAACAGGGCAGCCGGATAAGCGATGGCAGCATGCCCGCCGTTGAGGATACGCAGCTTCATCAGCTCGAAGGCGGCGACCTCGGACGTGAAGGTGACGCCCACCTCTTCCAACGCAGGGCGCCCTGCCGTGAAATTGTCTTCGAGCACCCATTGCCGGAACGGCTCGCAGAAGACGGGCCAGTTGTCCTGGATGCCGAAGCTGTCCCTCAGGATGGCGCGCTCTCTGTCGGTCGTAGCCGGCGTGATGCGGTCGACCATGCTGTTGGGGAACGCCACGCTCTCGCGGATATAGGCCGCGAGAGCCGGGTCGACGAGATCGGCCAAGCCCGCCACCGCATCCAGCGTGACATGGCCGTTATGGGGAATGTTGTCGCATGACATCACCGTGAAAGGGACCTGCCCCCGCTCGCGGCGGCGCTTGAGAGCAGCCACGAGCACGCCGAACACGCCCTTGGGCGCATCCGGATGCGCCGCGTCGTAGCGGATTTCAGGATGCTCCGGATTGAAGGCCCCCGTCGCGGGATCGATGCAGTAGCCGCCCTCCGTGACGGTCAGGGACACGATCCTCAGGGCCGGGTCATCGAGAGCCGCGACGATCGCGCGGGCATCCTCGCCGACCGGCACGAAATCCGCCATGGATCCGGACACGCGCGCCCTGTTGGCTCCGGGCTCCAGCTCCACCACGGTGGTGAGCCAGTCCTGAGGCGCGAGAGCACGCCGCATGGCTTCATCCCCTGACCGGACGCCGGCCCCCAGCAGCGCCCAATCCAGATCCTTGCCCGCGTTGAAGAGATCGTCGAGATAGATCGCCTGATGGGCACGGTGGAAGTTTCCCACGCCGATATGCAGGATGCCGGGAGACAAGGCCTCGCGCGCGTAGTTCGGCCGGTCGACCGCGGCAGGAAGGGCTCCGAGGGTTGCAAGGCTGAGAGGCTGGCTCATGGCAGTTGGACCTGATTGGCAGGGAGGATGGATTGTCTCGTCGGAGCGGGCTCTTGCGCATCGCCCGGCCGGACGTAGCCGGTCATGATGTCGACAGCCTTGTCGGCGATGGCGAGCACGGGAGCATTGGTGTTTCCGCTGGGAATCGCCGGCATGATCGAGGCGTCGACGATCCGCAGACCCGCAACGCCGCGCGTTCGCAGATCCGGGGTCACGACGGCATGCTCGTCGGTCTCGCGGCCCATCCGGCAGGTGCCGACGGGATGATAGTTCGTCTTGACGGTCCGCCGGCAATGGGCGGCGAGTGCCTCGTCGGAGGAACGATCGGATCCGGGGAAGATCTCCCGTGCGATCATGTCTCTGACCGGGCTCGTCGCCAGAACATCCCGGGCATAGCGCAATCCCGCGATGGTGAGCCGGAGATCGTCCGA from Microvirga sp. TS319 includes the following:
- a CDS encoding mannitol dehydrogenase family protein, encoding MSQPLSLATLGALPAAVDRPNYAREALSPGILHIGVGNFHRAHQAIYLDDLFNAGKDLDWALLGAGVRSGDEAMRRALAPQDWLTTVVELEPGANRARVSGSMADFVPVGEDARAIVAALDDPALRIVSLTVTEGGYCIDPATGAFNPEHPEIRYDAAHPDAPKGVFGVLVAALKRRRERGQVPFTVMSCDNIPHNGHVTLDAVAGLADLVDPALAAYIRESVAFPNSMVDRITPATTDRERAILRDSFGIQDNWPVFCEPFRQWVLEDNFTAGRPALEEVGVTFTSEVAAFELMKLRILNGGHAAIAYPAALLGIHFVHDAMADPHVRGFLDKLETREIIPQVPPVPGVNLMAYYELIARRFANPDVGDTIPRLAQDGSNRQPKFILPSTRDRLKAGADVTGLALESALWCRYCAATDDAGAPIVLNDPNAARLTPAALTAKDDPAAFLSLRDIFGDVADAPSFRASFETALRSLWREGTRVTLQRYLDGGAL